TCCGGCATTGAGATCTATCGCGGTGAAGTCGGCAGAGCCATCGAGGACATGCGCAAATGGACTACAGCCGGACAGGCTGTGGTCCTGGTCAGCGAGGGACACGGCTCTGCAGAGCGCCTCGCCGAATCCTTGGCAACCGAAGGGGTGGCCTGCGTCTTTCTTGACGAACTCACCACTACTCCGGCTCCGTCGATCGTGACGGTGACTGTTGGGTCCCTTGAGCACGGCTTCACAGCGCCCGAGAGTGCACTGACGGTGCTTACCGAACGTGATCTGGTTGGCCAACGAGCATCGACCAAGGACATGCGCAAACTGCCGTCGCGTCGACGCCGGGCCATCGACCCGCTCACCTTGGTCGCTGGTGACTTCGTCGTGCACGAGCAGCACGGAGTCGGCCGATATGTTGAAATGGTTCAGCGCGATGTCGGGGGAGCCACGCGCGAATACCTCGTACTCGAATATGCCGCAAGCAAGCGAGGTCAGCCGGCCGACAGGCTGTTTGTGCCCACTGATCAGCTCGATGGCGTCACGAAATATGTCGGCGGAGAAATGCCAAGCGTGCACCGACTTGGCGGAGCTGATTGGCAGAAGTCCAAGGGGCGGGCGCGTAAAGCCGTCAAGGAGATCGCTGGCGAGCTCATTCGCCTGTACGCCTCGCGCCAGGCGTCGCAGGGCTATGCCTATGGTCCGGACACTCCATGGCAGCGCGAACTCGAAGATGCCTTTGCCTATGTCGAGACTCCCGACCAGTTGATGTGCATTGACGAGGTCAAGGCTGACATGGAGCGAGCAGTGCCTATGGATCGCTTGATCTGTGGCGACGTCGGCTATGGCAAGACTGAAATCGCTGTGCGCGCAGCGTTCAAGGCGGTGCAGGACGGAAAGCAAGTTGCTGTGCTCGTACCCACGACCCTGCTTGTGCAGCAGCATGTCTCGACCTTCAGTGAGCGCTATGGCTCCTTCCCGATCAAGCTGGGGGCCCTTTCGCGCTTCAACACTGACAAGGAGGCAAAGGCCGTGCTTGCTGGCGTTGAGGACGGCACGGTTGACGTCGTCATCGGCACCCATCGCCTGCTGACTCCAGGTGTGCGGTTCAAGGATCTGGGCTTGGTCATTCTCGATGAAGAGCAGAGATTCGGCGTTGAGCACAAGGAGCATCTGAAGGCTCTGCGCGCGAATGTCGACGTGCTTGCCATGTCGGCAACCCCCATTCCTCGCACTCTTGAGATGGCTGTCACCGGTATTCGTGAGATGTCGGTGATTCAGACACCTCCCGAAGAACGCCATCCGGTGCTGACCTTCGTCGGTCCCTATGACGACAAGCAGATCTCCGCGGCGATTCGCCGAGAGTTGCTTCGCGATGGACAGGTCTTCTTCGTCCACAACAGAGTGGACTCCATCGAGCGCGTCGCCAGTCGACTGCGTGACCTGATCCCCGAAGCGCGCATCGCAATAGCGCATGGTCAGATGGGGGAGCAGGCTTTGGAGAGCGTCATTGTCGACTTCTGGGAACGCACGGTCGATGTGCTCGTCTGCACGACCATCGTGGAGTCCGGCATTGACATCGCCAATGCAAATACCCTGATCGTTGATCGCGCCGACATGTTCGGACTGTCTCAACTGCATCAACTGCGCGGGCGTGTGGGTCGCGGTCGCGAGCGCGCATATGCCTACTTCCTGTACAACCCTGAGAAGCCGATGACCGAGACCGCGCACGAGCGGCTGGCGACAATCGCCCAGCACACCGATCTTGGCTCAGGCATGCAGATCGCCTTGAAGGACCTTGAGATCCGTGGGGCCGGAAATCTGCTCGGCGGCGAGCAGAGCGGGCATATCGCTGACGTCGGCTTTGACCTCTACGTGCGTCTGGTGGGCGAGGCCCTGGCCGAGTACAAGGGGGAGGCGGCTGTCGAGCACGCCGAGATGCGGGTCGAGTTGCCGATCGAAGCGCACATCCCGCATGACTACATCGGGCATGAGCGCCTTCGTCTAGAGGCCTACAAGCGCTTGGCAGATGCCATGAGCAATGAGGCGGTCGACGAAGTCTTCGCTGAGCTCACCGATCGTTACGGACCAGTGCCTGCTCCGGTAGAGACGCTGCTGGCAGTGGCCAGGCTGCGGGTGTTGGCCAGAGGGGCCGGCCTGAACGAAATCGTGGCAGCAGGCAGCGGCATTCGCTTCCAGCCGGTGGAACTTCCAGAGTCAGCGCAGATGCGCCTGACCCGGCTGTACCCGAACACTTTGATCAAGGGGGCGGTCAATACGATCGTGGTACCCAGGCCGATGACTGCCCTCGTGGGTGGACAGCCGGTTCGGGGTACAGATCTGCTTGATTGGGTGGCAGAGTTCATTCACGCTACGTTGCCCATGAAGTTCCAAACGCCCGGTTCGTCTGATCAACAGTAACCCGAGAAACAACGGAGAGCCTCACATGACAATCTCACGTCGTCGCGCACTGATCCCCGCGGCTCTCTTGGCACTTGGGCTCATGGTTTCAGCTTGTTCGAGCGCATCGAGCGGCGCTGACGCAGCAGTGGTCGGCGACACGCACATCTCCAACGACCAGTTTGAATCGGCACTCAATGCGGTACTGCTTGCGCAAGGAAAGCCGACAAATACGGCAGATTCCGAACTGGTGAATCAGACCTTGAACTGGATGATCGTCCTGAACCTGCTTGAGCAGGTCGCAGCTGACAACGCTGTTGTCGTGACACAAGGCGATATCGATCGCGAGCGGGCCAGTGAGGTTCAGGCAGCTGGCAGTGAGGCCGCGCTGAAGGATGCGTACCTGAAACAGTTGGTGGCGCCAGAGCGAATCGACGATCGCATTCGCTTTGCCCTGCTTGCACAGGCGGTCGCTGCCAAGATTGCTCCCGGGCAGACTGCCGATGAAGCCACGACCGCTCTCATCACAACCGTCATAGCAAAGAGCAATGCGCTGGATCCGCAGGTCAATCCGCGTTATGGCACTTGGGATTCATCGACACTGCAAATTGGCAGTTCGACCTCAGGACTCTCTTCCCCATTGCCCACGGCAACGCCCAACAGCGCACCTGCCCAGTAGTTCAGTTATCACGCAGACGGGGGACGGCTCGTGACGACGCAAAGCCAACTGCTTGAACTCGTTGCGATCATGGATCGACTGCGCTCTCCTGGTGGTTGTCCTTGGGACGCCGAGCAAACCCATGAGTCGCTGCTCGAGTACCTCGTCGAAGAGACATACGAGACGGTCGAGGCAATCGAATTGCAGGATCGCGCAGGCTTGCGTGAAGAACTCGGTGATCTCCTGCTGCAGGTGGTGTTCCATTCGCGCATTGCGCAAGAGCATCCAAGCGATCCGTGGACGATTGAAGAGGTCGCTGGCGGCATTGTCGAGAAATTGATACGGCGGCATCCGCATGTGTTCCTCGAAGGCGACCAAGCCGATGCAAATTTGAACTGGCATGAGCGCAAGGCGGCCGAGAAAGGGCGCGAGTCGGTTACGGACGGCATTCCACAACAGCTGCCCGCGCTATTGCTTGCCGGCAAGGTCATCGCGCGCACTAAGGGCCTGGCATCGCAGATCGAGCCCACCGCGCAGCGCATCCGAGCCGAGGAACTTGCCCAGAGCCTGCACTCTGAAGAGCAACTCGGTGATCTGCTCCTTGAACTCACTGCATTGGCACGCATGCGCGGATGGGACGGCGAGTCTGGACTGCGTGGAGCTGTGCGACGCCGGGTGTCTGAAGTGCGTGCACTTGAAGGTCTCGCACCGTGAAAGAGGCCTTGGCCCGAGTAGCACGTGCGGCGATGTCGGACATGCTGCGCGCTGAGCCCATCAGGGCCACCGGCATGGGAGAGCACATCCATGACGGTCAATTGCCGGACTACTCATCGGCAGCCCGAGCTGCCTTGCACGACGCCTTGGTCGAACATCTTTCGGCGCTCGACGCCATAGATGATCTTGAGTTGGATCACTCGGACAATGTTGACCTTGACATCCTGCGTGCAGCGCTTCTTCGATCGATCTTTGAGGTTCGCGAGGTGAAGGCAACCACGTGGAATCCCATGGTGTGGAATCCGGGTTCTGGCCTGCACCTACTCCTGGCCAGAGAATTTGCCCCTCTTGCAGTGCGCTTAGCCTCGGCGCGCTCTCGACTTTCGCAGATTCCTCGCTTTCTCAACGACGCTCGCCTCGAGCTTGATGAGATGCCGAGAATTCACGTCGAAACTGCAATCGGTCAGTTCCAAGGCACTATGCATTTGGTGGAGAACGAACTCGCCGAACAACTCGGCCCTGACTCCGCTGAAGTACGAGACGCACTGGCTGCCCTGCAGAGCTTCATTGACTGGCTCACTTCGCAATTGCCGGTAGCGCAGCGGGATCCAAGGCTCGGCACCCATCTCTACGCAGCCCTGTTGTGGCACAGCCTGGACGACGCAACGCAGCCGACGGTTCTCCTTGAGCAAGCCAACTCGCATCTGGAGCTCGTGGAGTCACAACTCATCGCTGCTGCAGCTGAATACCAGGGCCAGCCGATCGACACTCCCGGCCTTGTAGCCAAGGCCCTGGCAGACATCGCTGAGCGGTACCCGGTCAGCAACGAGCAGGTACTAGCGCAGGTGTCGGCTGCGCTGGATCGCACGGTCGCATTTCTCGGCGTCGTGCCGCTCGTGGATATGCCTGAGACCGACGTGAAAGTCATTGAGATGCCGGAGATTCATCGCGGCGTTGCTGTGGCGTACTGCGATTCTCCGGGCCCCTTGGAGGCAACGCAGTTGCCGACTTTCGTTGCCGTGGCCCCCGCGCCCGCGGATTGGAGCAGCGAGCGCGTTGCCTCCTTCTATCGCGAGTACAACGGAGTGCAGCTGCACGACCTCACCGTGCATGAGGCCTTCCCAGGACATGTGTTGCAGCTGGCGCATTCGCGCATCGCGGAGCGCAACGCCCGGATTCGTGCCTTCGGACGAAGCAGCGTGTTCATTGAGGGCTGGGCCGTCTACTCAGAAGAGCTGATGGTTGAAATGGGATACAGCCCTCTGGATGACCCAAAATCAGCACAGGCTCTGCGCTTGCAGCAGCTCAAGATGCAGGCTCGCATGACGATCAACGCCATCCTGGATGTCCGGGTGCACACCCATGACATCGAAGAGGAGGAGGCACTTGCTCTCATGATGAAGCGAGGTTTCCAGGAGGAGGGTGAGGCGGTAGGCAAATGGCGTCGTGCCTTGCTGACGGCCGGTCAACTTCCGACCTATTTCGTTGGCTATTTCGCTGTCAAGGAGTTGGCCGCTGATCTGCGCGTCATGCATCCTGATTGGACAGACCAACAAGTGCACAATCTACTGCTGAGCTACGGCTCGCCTGCGCCACGGCACGTCCGGTCCTTGCTCGGGCTCTGAGTTGCGACTGCCGCACACCGGACGAGCAGGCTTTGCGACCTCCCGTAGGCTGCGCGCATGGCTTCCATCGAATCCGTAATTGCCCGCGAGATCCTCGATTCACGAGGCAATCCCACCATCGAAGTCGAGATGCTGCTCGACGATGACACCGTCTCCCGAGCGGCCGTGCCTTCAGGCGCGTCCACCGGAGCTTTTGAAGCGTCCGAGCGTCGCGATGGTGGCCCACGTTATGGCGGCAAGGGCGTGCTTGATGCCGTCGAAGCGGTCGAAGTCGAGATTGCGCCTGCCATCTTGGGTCTGGATGCCGCAGATCAGCGAATCATCGATCAGGTCATGCTCGATCTGGATGGCACGCCGAACAAGTCGCGTCTGGGGGCAAACTCGATCCTGGGGGTCTCCCTTGCCACAGCGAAGGCTGCCGCTCAATCTGCGGGCCTGCCACTGTTTCGTTACGTAGGCGGACCCAACGCCTACCTGCTGCCCGTGCCGATGATGAATATTCTCAATGGCGGTGCGCACGCTGACACTGGTGTGGACATTCAAGAGTTCATGATCGCCCCAATTGGAGCGGCCACCTTCAGCGAGGCATTACGCCAGGGCACTGAGGTCTACCACTCATTGAAGAGCGTGCTGAAGAAGGCAGGCTTCTCCACCGGGCTTGGTGACGAAGGCGGTTTTGCTCCGGACCTTCCAAATAACCGTGCCGCCCTTGAGCTCATTGCGCAGGCTGTTGATGCAACAGGACTCACACTTGGTGTCGATATCGGCTTGGCCCTGGACGTCGCCTCCACCGAGTTCTTTGAGAATGGCGCTTACCAATTTGAAGGTGCTTCACGCACAGCAGAGCAGATGACTGAGTACTACGCAGCTCTGCTTGATGATTTCCCACTGGTGTCCATTGAAGACCCTCTGGCTGAAGACGATTGGGCTGGTTATCGCCACATCACCGATGCGATCGGCTCACGCGTGCAACTCGTAGGTGACGATCTCTTCGTGACGAATCCGGAGCGTCTTGCGCGCGGTATCAAGGAGAACATCGCAAACAGCTTGCTCGTCAAAGTGAATCAGATCGGCACGCTCACTGAGACTCTTGATGCAGTCTCCCTTGCGCAGACAAATGGCTATCGCTGCATGATGTCTCACCGCTCCGGTGAGACTGAGGACACGACTATTGCTGACCTCGCAGTGGCAACCAACTGCGGTCAGATCAAGACTGGAGCACCAGCTCGGTCCGAGCGCGTGGCCAAGTACAACCAGCTGCTTCGCATCGAAGAAGAGCTCGACGATGCTGCGCGTTACGCAGGTGCGCTCGCCTTCCCGCGTTTCGCTCGCTAGTGCACCTGCCTGACCGTGCGACCATCATCACGTGAGTGCTCCCCTCCTCGCGCCCAAGCGGCGTGCCGCTGTCACAGGTCGCGCGGTAGTGCTCCTGCTGGTCTTTGGTGCCCTTGTGTTCACCCTCGCTGTGCCAGTTCGCACTTGGCTGGCTCAGCGCGCGGACATCACCTCGCTTCGAGCTCAGGTCGAGGCAGCGCAGCAGCGAGTGGCTGACCTCACGATTCAAGAACAGCGCTGGGCAGACCCCGCGTTCGTCGCGGCCGAGGCCCGGCGTCGCCTGCACTTCGTTCTGCCCGGTGAGATTGGCTACACAACCCTGGGGGCCGATGGTCGGCCGGCAGCTGAGTCCTTGGCTGAGGCCGCGGCGCATCGCACTTGGGTGGACAAGATGTGGGGCACCTTGCAGGAGGCTGACAACGGAGCTCCTGAAGCCGGATCCATCACTGTGACGCCAGGGGCCACGGGTGGTCTCTGACGATCTGCGCCTCATTGCTCAACAACTGGGACGCAGTGCACGCGGTTTTGCAGGTGTCGCCCATCGATGTGACTGCGGAGCGCCGGACGTCGTGCGCACCTCTCCTCGCCTGCCCGATGGCACGCCATTTCCCACGACCTACTACCTCACCTGTACCAGGCTGGCATCTGCGATTGGCACCCTGGAGAGTCAAGGCCGGATGCGCGAGATGGAAGCGCGGCTGCAGAACGATCCAGAACTCGCCGCGGCCTACCGAAATGCGCATGAGCACTACCTTGCAAGTCGGGCCGAACTCGGTGAAGTCGCCGAGATCGACGGCATCAGCGCTGGGGGCATGCCAGATCGCGTGAAGTGTCTGCATGTGCTGGCTGCCCACGCTCTTGCCGCCGGGCCAGGAATCAACCCGCTGGGCGACGAGGTGCTCGCCGAAGTCGGAAGTTGGTGGCGCACGAATCCATGTGCGACTTCAGCAGTCGCCGCCATCGACTGTGGGACGAATTCGATCCGCCTGCTCATCGCAGAAGTCCCAACTGAAGGCCCCCTGATCGAGATCGTGCGTGAGATGCGCATCGTTCGCCTGGGCGAGGGCGTGGATAGCACTGGCGAATTCGCACCCGATGCCTTGGCTCGCACCTTTGCCGCGTGCGATGAGTATCGCCAGCTCATCGAGCACCACGGTGCCCGAGCAGTTCGCTTCGTTGCTACTTCAGCAAGCCGTGATGTGAGCAACCGAGATGCGTTCATCGCCGGAGTCCGAGATCGATTGGGCATTGAGCCGGAAGTCATATCTGGGACCGAAGAGGCAGAGCTCTCCTTCCTGGGAGCTGTGCGGGGACTTCCCGACCTGGAGTCTCCAGTGTTGGTCGTGGATATCGGCGGTGGATCCACCGAGTTCGTGCTCGGCGAATACCACTCTGATGTTGAAATCCGGGCCGCCGTGAGTGTGGATATCGGGTGTGTGCGCATGTTCGAGCGGCATCTGCTCTCCGATCCAGCGACAGCGGATCAGATTGCAGCGGTTCAGGCCGATGTTGCTG
This window of the Actinomycetota bacterium genome carries:
- the mfd gene encoding transcription-repair coupling factor, with product MSLSGLLQTVARADSFRAVREQAFAGGRIASPRAVQPILAALLAAPQPIGAQRRLLVITATGQEAEDLAATVRGLATGLEIAVLPSWETLPHERMSPSSDTIGRRVAILRRLAHPDDSDPLLSSIDVVVASIRAVVQPIAGGLGDVDPVRLRVGDEYDLTALVRRLVELGYERMDLVERRGQIAVRGGILDVFPPNAEHPLRVEFWGDAVEEIRSFTVTDQRSLDNAPDGLFAPPVRELLLTEAVRARAAKLAQDNPSLHDICSQLAEGVPVDGMEALIPVLTDAVEPLISFFPPSTSIVLIDPERVRTRAHDLVRTADEFLAASWHNATVGNKAPIDLSGSNFFSLDQVRDQALHREMPWCELTPLFMDESLDLDAGICVDASGIEIYRGEVGRAIEDMRKWTTAGQAVVLVSEGHGSAERLAESLATEGVACVFLDELTTTPAPSIVTVTVGSLEHGFTAPESALTVLTERDLVGQRASTKDMRKLPSRRRRAIDPLTLVAGDFVVHEQHGVGRYVEMVQRDVGGATREYLVLEYAASKRGQPADRLFVPTDQLDGVTKYVGGEMPSVHRLGGADWQKSKGRARKAVKEIAGELIRLYASRQASQGYAYGPDTPWQRELEDAFAYVETPDQLMCIDEVKADMERAVPMDRLICGDVGYGKTEIAVRAAFKAVQDGKQVAVLVPTTLLVQQHVSTFSERYGSFPIKLGALSRFNTDKEAKAVLAGVEDGTVDVVIGTHRLLTPGVRFKDLGLVILDEEQRFGVEHKEHLKALRANVDVLAMSATPIPRTLEMAVTGIREMSVIQTPPEERHPVLTFVGPYDDKQISAAIRRELLRDGQVFFVHNRVDSIERVASRLRDLIPEARIAIAHGQMGEQALESVIVDFWERTVDVLVCTTIVESGIDIANANTLIVDRADMFGLSQLHQLRGRVGRGRERAYAYFLYNPEKPMTETAHERLATIAQHTDLGSGMQIALKDLEIRGAGNLLGGEQSGHIADVGFDLYVRLVGEALAEYKGEAAVEHAEMRVELPIEAHIPHDYIGHERLRLEAYKRLADAMSNEAVDEVFAELTDRYGPVPAPVETLLAVARLRVLARGAGLNEIVAAGSGIRFQPVELPESAQMRLTRLYPNTLIKGAVNTIVVPRPMTALVGGQPVRGTDLLDWVAEFIHATLPMKFQTPGSSDQQ
- a CDS encoding MazG family protein, with the protein product MTTQSQLLELVAIMDRLRSPGGCPWDAEQTHESLLEYLVEETYETVEAIELQDRAGLREELGDLLLQVVFHSRIAQEHPSDPWTIEEVAGGIVEKLIRRHPHVFLEGDQADANLNWHERKAAEKGRESVTDGIPQQLPALLLAGKVIARTKGLASQIEPTAQRIRAEELAQSLHSEEQLGDLLLELTALARMRGWDGESGLRGAVRRRVSEVRALEGLAP
- the eno gene encoding phosphopyruvate hydratase, producing MASIESVIAREILDSRGNPTIEVEMLLDDDTVSRAAVPSGASTGAFEASERRDGGPRYGGKGVLDAVEAVEVEIAPAILGLDAADQRIIDQVMLDLDGTPNKSRLGANSILGVSLATAKAAAQSAGLPLFRYVGGPNAYLLPVPMMNILNGGAHADTGVDIQEFMIAPIGAATFSEALRQGTEVYHSLKSVLKKAGFSTGLGDEGGFAPDLPNNRAALELIAQAVDATGLTLGVDIGLALDVASTEFFENGAYQFEGASRTAEQMTEYYAALLDDFPLVSIEDPLAEDDWAGYRHITDAIGSRVQLVGDDLFVTNPERLARGIKENIANSLLVKVNQIGTLTETLDAVSLAQTNGYRCMMSHRSGETEDTTIADLAVATNCGQIKTGAPARSERVAKYNQLLRIEEELDDAARYAGALAFPRFAR
- a CDS encoding septum formation initiator family protein yields the protein MSAPLLAPKRRAAVTGRAVVLLLVFGALVFTLAVPVRTWLAQRADITSLRAQVEAAQQRVADLTIQEQRWADPAFVAAEARRRLHFVLPGEIGYTTLGADGRPAAESLAEAAAHRTWVDKMWGTLQEADNGAPEAGSITVTPGATGGL
- a CDS encoding DUF885 domain-containing protein → MKEALARVARAAMSDMLRAEPIRATGMGEHIHDGQLPDYSSAARAALHDALVEHLSALDAIDDLELDHSDNVDLDILRAALLRSIFEVREVKATTWNPMVWNPGSGLHLLLAREFAPLAVRLASARSRLSQIPRFLNDARLELDEMPRIHVETAIGQFQGTMHLVENELAEQLGPDSAEVRDALAALQSFIDWLTSQLPVAQRDPRLGTHLYAALLWHSLDDATQPTVLLEQANSHLELVESQLIAAAAEYQGQPIDTPGLVAKALADIAERYPVSNEQVLAQVSAALDRTVAFLGVVPLVDMPETDVKVIEMPEIHRGVAVAYCDSPGPLEATQLPTFVAVAPAPADWSSERVASFYREYNGVQLHDLTVHEAFPGHVLQLAHSRIAERNARIRAFGRSSVFIEGWAVYSEELMVEMGYSPLDDPKSAQALRLQQLKMQARMTINAILDVRVHTHDIEEEEALALMMKRGFQEEGEAVGKWRRALLTAGQLPTYFVGYFAVKELAADLRVMHPDWTDQQVHNLLLSYGSPAPRHVRSLLGL
- a CDS encoding Ppx/GppA phosphatase family protein → MLAEVGSWWRTNPCATSAVAAIDCGTNSIRLLIAEVPTEGPLIEIVREMRIVRLGEGVDSTGEFAPDALARTFAACDEYRQLIEHHGARAVRFVATSASRDVSNRDAFIAGVRDRLGIEPEVISGTEEAELSFLGAVRGLPDLESPVLVVDIGGGSTEFVLGEYHSDVEIRAAVSVDIGCVRMFERHLLSDPATADQIAAVQADVAAAFNEAEQTVPLNKARSVVGVAGTVTTVSAMAMGLREYDPAVIHGSVLQREQIEAVTEQFLSMHSTDRSELPFMHPGRVDVIGAGSLILRELARRISPRPVIVSEYDILDGIVYRLASVSS
- a CDS encoding SurA N-terminal domain-containing protein encodes the protein MTISRRRALIPAALLALGLMVSACSSASSGADAAVVGDTHISNDQFESALNAVLLAQGKPTNTADSELVNQTLNWMIVLNLLEQVAADNAVVVTQGDIDRERASEVQAAGSEAALKDAYLKQLVAPERIDDRIRFALLAQAVAAKIAPGQTADEATTALITTVIAKSNALDPQVNPRYGTWDSSTLQIGSSTSGLSSPLPTATPNSAPAQ